A region of Homo sapiens chromosome X, GRCh38.p14 Primary Assembly DNA encodes the following proteins:
- the TSPAN6 gene encoding tetraspanin-6 isoform a (isoform a is encoded by transcript variant 1) gives MASPSRRLQTKPVITCFKSVLLIYTFIFWITGVILLAVGIWGKVSLENYFSLLNEKATNVPFVLIATGTVIILLGTFGCFATCRASAWMLKLYAMFLTLVFLVELVAAIVGFVFRHEIKNSFKNNYEKALKQYNSTGDYRSHAVDKIQNTLHCCGVTDYRDWTDTNYYSEKGFPKSCCKLEDCTPQRDADKVNNEGCFIKVMTIIESEMGVVAGISFGVACFQLIGIFLAYCLSRAITNNQYEIV, from the exons ATGGCGTCCCCGTCTCGGAGACTGCAGACTAAACCAGTCATTACTTGTTTCAAGAGCGTTCTGCTAATCtacacttttattttctgg ATCACTGGCGTTATCCTTCTTGCAGTTGGCATTTGGGGCAAGGTGAGCCTGGAgaattacttttctcttttaaatgagAAGGCCACCAATGTCCCCTtcgtgctcattgctactggtaCCGTCATTATTCTTTTGGGCACCTTTGGTTGTTTTGCTACCTGCCGAGCTTCTGCATGGATGCTAAAACTG TATGCAATGTTTCTGACTCTCGTTTTTTTGGTCGAACTGGTCGCTGCCATCGTAGGATTTGTTTTCAGACATGAG ATTAAGAACAGCTTTAAGAATAATTATGAGAAGGCTTTGAAGCAGTATAACTCTACAGGAGATTATAGAAGCCATGCAGTAGACAAGATCCAAAATACG TTGCATTGTTGTGGTGTCACCGATTATAGAGATTGGACAGATACTAATTATTACTCAGAAAAAGGATTTCCTAAGAGTTGCTGTAAACTTGAAGATTGTACTCCACAGAGAGATGCAGACAAAGTAAACAATGAA GGTTGTTTTATAAAGGTGATGACCATTATAGAGTCAGAAATGGGAGTCGTTGCAGGAATTTCCTTTGGAGTTGCTTGCTTCCAA CTGATTGGAATCTTTCTCGCCTACTGCCTCTCTCGTGCCATAACAAATAACCAGTATGAGATAGTGTAA
- the TSPAN6 gene encoding tetraspanin-6 isoform c (isoform c is encoded by transcript variant 4): MLKLYAMFLTLVFLVELVAAIVGFVFRHEIKNSFKNNYEKALKQYNSTGDYRSHAVDKIQNTLHCCGVTDYRDWTDTNYYSEKGFPKSCCKLEDCTPQRDADKVNNEGCFIKVMTIIESEMGVVAGISFGVACFQDI; encoded by the exons ATGCTAAAACTG TATGCAATGTTTCTGACTCTCGTTTTTTTGGTCGAACTGGTCGCTGCCATCGTAGGATTTGTTTTCAGACATGAG ATTAAGAACAGCTTTAAGAATAATTATGAGAAGGCTTTGAAGCAGTATAACTCTACAGGAGATTATAGAAGCCATGCAGTAGACAAGATCCAAAATACG TTGCATTGTTGTGGTGTCACCGATTATAGAGATTGGACAGATACTAATTATTACTCAGAAAAAGGATTTCCTAAGAGTTGCTGTAAACTTGAAGATTGTACTCCACAGAGAGATGCAGACAAAGTAAACAATGAA GGTTGTTTTATAAAGGTGATGACCATTATAGAGTCAGAAATGGGAGTCGTTGCAGGAATTTCCTTTGGAGTTGCTTGCTTCCAA gaCATTTAG
- the TSPAN6 gene encoding tetraspanin-6 isoform b (isoform b is encoded by transcript variant 3), translating into MLKLYAMFLTLVFLVELVAAIVGFVFRHEIKNSFKNNYEKALKQYNSTGDYRSHAVDKIQNTLHCCGVTDYRDWTDTNYYSEKGFPKSCCKLEDCTPQRDADKVNNEGCFIKVMTIIESEMGVVAGISFGVACFQLIGIFLAYCLSRAITNNQYEIV; encoded by the exons ATGCTAAAACTG TATGCAATGTTTCTGACTCTCGTTTTTTTGGTCGAACTGGTCGCTGCCATCGTAGGATTTGTTTTCAGACATGAG ATTAAGAACAGCTTTAAGAATAATTATGAGAAGGCTTTGAAGCAGTATAACTCTACAGGAGATTATAGAAGCCATGCAGTAGACAAGATCCAAAATACG TTGCATTGTTGTGGTGTCACCGATTATAGAGATTGGACAGATACTAATTATTACTCAGAAAAAGGATTTCCTAAGAGTTGCTGTAAACTTGAAGATTGTACTCCACAGAGAGATGCAGACAAAGTAAACAATGAA GGTTGTTTTATAAAGGTGATGACCATTATAGAGTCAGAAATGGGAGTCGTTGCAGGAATTTCCTTTGGAGTTGCTTGCTTCCAA CTGATTGGAATCTTTCTCGCCTACTGCCTCTCTCGTGCCATAACAAATAACCAGTATGAGATAGTGTAA
- the TSPAN6 gene encoding tetraspanin-6 isoform d (isoform d is encoded by transcript variant 5), with amino-acid sequence MLKLYAMFLTLVFLVELVAAIVGFVFRHEIKNSFKNNYEKALKQYNSTGDYRSHAVDKIQNTLHCCGVTDYRDWTDTNYYSEKGFPKSCCKLEDCTPQRDADKVNNELIGIFLAYCLSRAITNNQYEIV; translated from the exons ATGCTAAAACTG TATGCAATGTTTCTGACTCTCGTTTTTTTGGTCGAACTGGTCGCTGCCATCGTAGGATTTGTTTTCAGACATGAG ATTAAGAACAGCTTTAAGAATAATTATGAGAAGGCTTTGAAGCAGTATAACTCTACAGGAGATTATAGAAGCCATGCAGTAGACAAGATCCAAAATACG TTGCATTGTTGTGGTGTCACCGATTATAGAGATTGGACAGATACTAATTATTACTCAGAAAAAGGATTTCCTAAGAGTTGCTGTAAACTTGAAGATTGTACTCCACAGAGAGATGCAGACAAAGTAAACAATGAA CTGATTGGAATCTTTCTCGCCTACTGCCTCTCTCGTGCCATAACAAATAACCAGTATGAGATAGTGTAA